One segment of Macaca fascicularis isolate 582-1 chromosome 2, T2T-MFA8v1.1 DNA contains the following:
- the SEMA3B gene encoding semaphorin-3B isoform X1 codes for MGRAGAAAMIPGLALLWAVGLGGATPSPPRLRLSFQELQAWHGLQTFSLERTCCYEALLVDEERGRLFVGAENHVASLSLDNISKRAKKLAWPAPVEWREECNWAGKDIGTECMNFVKLLHAYNRTHLLACGTGAFHPTCAFVEVGHGAEEPVLRLDPGRIEDGKGKSPYDPRHRAASVLVGEELYSGVAADLMGRDFTIFRSLGQRPSLRTEPHDSRWLNGRGSSAWVSYQEARPGPADPCLLPRSEPKFVKVFWIPENENPDDDKIYFFFRETAVEAAPALGRLSVSRVGQICRNDVGGQRSLVNKWTTFLKARLVCSVPGVEGDTHFDQLQDVFLLSSRDHRTPLLYAVFSTSSSIFQGSAVCVYSMNDVRRAFLGPFAHKEGPMHQWVSYQGRVPYPRPGMCPSKTFGTFSSTKDFPDDVIQFARNHPLMYNSVLPIGGRPLFLQVGANYTFTQIATDRVAAADGHYDVLFIGTDAGTVLKVISVPKGSRPSAEGLLLEELHVFEDSAAVTSMQISSKRHQLYIASRSAVAQIALHRCAAHGRVCAECCLARDPYCAWDGVACTRFQPSVKRRFRRQDVRNGDPSTLCSGDSSRPALLEHRVFGVEGSSAFLECEPRSLQARVEWTFQRAGVTTHTQVLAQERTERTARGLLLRRLRRRDSGVYLCAAVEQGFTQPLRRLSLHVLSATQAERLARAEEAAPAAPPGPKLWYRDFLQLVEPGGGGSANSLRMCRPQPALQSLPPESRRKGRNRRTHAPEPRAERGPRSVTHW; via the exons ATGGGGCGGGCCGGGGCCGCCGCCATGATCCCgggcctggccctgctctgggcggTGGGGCTGGGGGGTgccacccccagccccccacGCCTTCGGCTCTCCTTCCAAG AGCTCCAGGCCTGGCATGGTCTCCAGACTTTCAGCCTGGAGCGAACCTGCTGCTACGAGGCCTTGCTGGTGGATGAGGAGCGTGGACGCCTGTTTGTGGGCGCCGAGAACCATGTGGCATccctcagcctggacaacatcagCAAGCGGGCCAAGAAG CTGGCCTGGCCGGCCCCTGTGGAATGGCGAGAGGAGTGCAACTGGGCAGGGAAGGACATTGGT ACTGAGTGCATGAACTTTGTGAAATTGCTGCACGCCTACAACCGCACCCACTTGCTGGCCTGTGGCACGGGAGCCTTCCACCCAACCTGTGCCTTTGTGGAAGTGGGCCACGGGGCAGAG GAGCCCGTGCTCCGGCTGGACCCAGGAAGGATAGAGGATGGCAAGGGGAAGAGTCCTTATGACCCCAGGCATCGGGCTGCCTCCGTGCTGGTGG GGGAGGAGCTATACTCAGGGGTGGCAGCAGACCTCATGGGCCGAGACTTTACCATCTTTCGCAGCCTGGGCCAACGTCCGAGTCTCCGAACAGAGCCACACGACTCCCGCTGGCTCAATG GAAGGGGAAGCAGCGCGTGGGTCTCGTATCAGGAGGCGAGGCCAGGACCCGCTGACCCATGCCTCCTGCCGCGGTCAGAGCCCAAGTTTGTCAAGGTATTTTGGATCCCGGAGAACGAGAACCCAGACGACGACAAAATCTACTTCTTCTTTCGTGAGACGGCGGTAGAGGCGGCGCCGGCACTGGGACGCCTGTCCGTGTCCCGCGTTGGCCAGATTTGCCGG AACGACGTGGGCGGCCAgcgcagcctggtcaacaagtgGACGACGTTTCTGAAGGCGCGGCTGGTGTGCTCAGTGCCGGGCGTCGAGGGCGACACCCACTTCGATCAGCTCC AGGATGTGTTTCTGTTGTCCTCGCGGGACCACCGGACCCCGCTGCTCTATGCTGTCTTCTCCACGTCCAG CAGCATTTTCCAGGGTTCTGCAGTGTGCGTGTACAGCATGAATGACGTGCGCCGGGCCTTCCTGGGACCCTTTGCACACAAGGAGGGGCCCATGCACCAGTGGGTGTCATACCAGGGTCGCGTCCCCTACCCGCGGCCAGGCATG tgccCCAGCAAGACCTTTGGCACCTTCAGTTCCACCAAGGACTTCCCCGACGATGTCATCCAGTTTGCGCGGAACCACCCCCTCATGTACAACTCTGTCCTGCCCATTGGGGGGCGCCCTCTTTTCCTACAAGTTGGAGCCAATTACACCTTCACTCAAATTGCCACGGACCGGGTTGCAGCCGCTGACGGACACTATGACGTCCTCTTCATTGGCACAG ACGCTGGCACGGTACTGAAGGTGATCTCGGTCCCCAAAGGCAGTAGGCCCAGTGCAGAGGGGCTGCTCCTGGAGGAGCTGCACGTGTTTGAG GACTCGGCCGCTGTCACCAGCATGCAAATCTCCTCCAAGAGG CACCAGCTGTACATAGCCTCGCGGAGCGCGGTGGCCCAGATCGCGTTGCACCGCTGCGCTGCCCACGGCCGCGTCTGCGCCGAATGCTGTCTGGCGCGTGACCCCTACTGCGCCTGGGACGGGGTCGCGTGCACGCGCTTCCAGCCCAGTGTCAAGAG GCGGTTCCGGCGGCAAGACGTAAGGAATGGCGACCCCAGCACGCTGTGCTCGGGAG ACTCGTCTCGTCCCGCGCTGCTGGAACACAGAGTGTTCGGCGTGGAGGGCAGCAGCGCCTTTCTCGAGTGTGAGCCCCGCTCGCTGCAGGCGCGCGTGGAGTGGACTTTCCAGCGCGCAGGGGTGACAACCCATACCCAA GTGCTGGCACAGGAGCGCACCGAGCGCACCGCCCGGGGACTACTGCTTCGCAGGCTGCGGCGCCGAGACTCGGGCGTGTACTTGTGCGCTGCAGTCGAGCAGGGCTTTACGCAACCGCTGCGTCGCCTGTCGCTGCACGTGTTGAGTGCTACGCAGGCCGAACGGCTGGCGCGGGCCGAGGAGGCTGCGCccgccgcgccgccgggccccAAACTCTGGTACCGGGACTTTCTGCAGCTGGTGGAGCCGGGCGGCGGTGGCAGCGCGAACTCCCTGCGCATGTGTCGCCCACAGCCTGCGCTGCAGTCACTGCCCCCGGAGTCGCGGAGGAAGGGCCGTAACCGGCGGACCCACGCTCCTGAGCCACGCGCTGAGCGGGGGCCGCGCAGCGTAACGCACTGGTGA
- the SEMA3B gene encoding semaphorin-3B isoform X3, translating to MGRAGAAAMIPGLALLWAVGLGGATPSPPRLRLSFQELQAWHGLQTFSLERTCCYEALLVDEERGRLFVGAENHVASLSLDNISKRAKKLAWPAPVEWREECNWAGKDIGTECMNFVKLLHAYNRTHLLACGTGAFHPTCAFVEVGHGAEEPVLRLDPGRIEDGKGKSPYDPRHRAASVLVGEELYSGVAADLMGRDFTIFRSLGQRPSLRTEPHDSRWLNEPKFVKVFWIPENENPDDDKIYFFFRETAVEAAPALGRLSVSRVGQICRNDVGGQRSLVNKWTTFLKARLVCSVPGVEGDTHFDQLQDVFLLSSRDHRTPLLYAVFSTSSSIFQGSAVCVYSMNDVRRAFLGPFAHKEGPMHQWVSYQGRVPYPRPGMCPSKTFGTFSSTKDFPDDVIQFARNHPLMYNSVLPIGGRPLFLQVGANYTFTQIATDRVAAADGHYDVLFIGTDAGTVLKVISVPKGSRPSAEGLLLEELHVFEDSAAVTSMQISSKRHQLYIASRSAVAQIALHRCAAHGRVCAECCLARDPYCAWDGVACTRFQPSVKRRFRRQDVRNGDPSTLCSGDSSRPALLEHRVFGVEGSSAFLECEPRSLQARVEWTFQRAGVTTHTQVLAQERTERTARGLLLRRLRRRDSGVYLCAAVEQGFTQPLRRLSLHVLSATQAERLARAEEAAPAAPPGPKLWYRDFLQLVEPGGGGSANSLRMCRPQPALQSLPPESRRKGRNRRTHAPEPRAERGPRSVTHW from the exons ATGGGGCGGGCCGGGGCCGCCGCCATGATCCCgggcctggccctgctctgggcggTGGGGCTGGGGGGTgccacccccagccccccacGCCTTCGGCTCTCCTTCCAAG AGCTCCAGGCCTGGCATGGTCTCCAGACTTTCAGCCTGGAGCGAACCTGCTGCTACGAGGCCTTGCTGGTGGATGAGGAGCGTGGACGCCTGTTTGTGGGCGCCGAGAACCATGTGGCATccctcagcctggacaacatcagCAAGCGGGCCAAGAAG CTGGCCTGGCCGGCCCCTGTGGAATGGCGAGAGGAGTGCAACTGGGCAGGGAAGGACATTGGT ACTGAGTGCATGAACTTTGTGAAATTGCTGCACGCCTACAACCGCACCCACTTGCTGGCCTGTGGCACGGGAGCCTTCCACCCAACCTGTGCCTTTGTGGAAGTGGGCCACGGGGCAGAG GAGCCCGTGCTCCGGCTGGACCCAGGAAGGATAGAGGATGGCAAGGGGAAGAGTCCTTATGACCCCAGGCATCGGGCTGCCTCCGTGCTGGTGG GGGAGGAGCTATACTCAGGGGTGGCAGCAGACCTCATGGGCCGAGACTTTACCATCTTTCGCAGCCTGGGCCAACGTCCGAGTCTCCGAACAGAGCCACACGACTCCCGCTGGCTCAATG AGCCCAAGTTTGTCAAGGTATTTTGGATCCCGGAGAACGAGAACCCAGACGACGACAAAATCTACTTCTTCTTTCGTGAGACGGCGGTAGAGGCGGCGCCGGCACTGGGACGCCTGTCCGTGTCCCGCGTTGGCCAGATTTGCCGG AACGACGTGGGCGGCCAgcgcagcctggtcaacaagtgGACGACGTTTCTGAAGGCGCGGCTGGTGTGCTCAGTGCCGGGCGTCGAGGGCGACACCCACTTCGATCAGCTCC AGGATGTGTTTCTGTTGTCCTCGCGGGACCACCGGACCCCGCTGCTCTATGCTGTCTTCTCCACGTCCAG CAGCATTTTCCAGGGTTCTGCAGTGTGCGTGTACAGCATGAATGACGTGCGCCGGGCCTTCCTGGGACCCTTTGCACACAAGGAGGGGCCCATGCACCAGTGGGTGTCATACCAGGGTCGCGTCCCCTACCCGCGGCCAGGCATG tgccCCAGCAAGACCTTTGGCACCTTCAGTTCCACCAAGGACTTCCCCGACGATGTCATCCAGTTTGCGCGGAACCACCCCCTCATGTACAACTCTGTCCTGCCCATTGGGGGGCGCCCTCTTTTCCTACAAGTTGGAGCCAATTACACCTTCACTCAAATTGCCACGGACCGGGTTGCAGCCGCTGACGGACACTATGACGTCCTCTTCATTGGCACAG ACGCTGGCACGGTACTGAAGGTGATCTCGGTCCCCAAAGGCAGTAGGCCCAGTGCAGAGGGGCTGCTCCTGGAGGAGCTGCACGTGTTTGAG GACTCGGCCGCTGTCACCAGCATGCAAATCTCCTCCAAGAGG CACCAGCTGTACATAGCCTCGCGGAGCGCGGTGGCCCAGATCGCGTTGCACCGCTGCGCTGCCCACGGCCGCGTCTGCGCCGAATGCTGTCTGGCGCGTGACCCCTACTGCGCCTGGGACGGGGTCGCGTGCACGCGCTTCCAGCCCAGTGTCAAGAG GCGGTTCCGGCGGCAAGACGTAAGGAATGGCGACCCCAGCACGCTGTGCTCGGGAG ACTCGTCTCGTCCCGCGCTGCTGGAACACAGAGTGTTCGGCGTGGAGGGCAGCAGCGCCTTTCTCGAGTGTGAGCCCCGCTCGCTGCAGGCGCGCGTGGAGTGGACTTTCCAGCGCGCAGGGGTGACAACCCATACCCAA GTGCTGGCACAGGAGCGCACCGAGCGCACCGCCCGGGGACTACTGCTTCGCAGGCTGCGGCGCCGAGACTCGGGCGTGTACTTGTGCGCTGCAGTCGAGCAGGGCTTTACGCAACCGCTGCGTCGCCTGTCGCTGCACGTGTTGAGTGCTACGCAGGCCGAACGGCTGGCGCGGGCCGAGGAGGCTGCGCccgccgcgccgccgggccccAAACTCTGGTACCGGGACTTTCTGCAGCTGGTGGAGCCGGGCGGCGGTGGCAGCGCGAACTCCCTGCGCATGTGTCGCCCACAGCCTGCGCTGCAGTCACTGCCCCCGGAGTCGCGGAGGAAGGGCCGTAACCGGCGGACCCACGCTCCTGAGCCACGCGCTGAGCGGGGGCCGCGCAGCGTAACGCACTGGTGA
- the SEMA3B gene encoding semaphorin-3B isoform X2 produces MGRAGAAAMIPGLALLWAVGLGGATPSPPRLRLSFQELQAWHGLQTFSLERTCCYEALLVDEERGRLFVGAENHVASLSLDNISKRAKKLAWPAPVEWREECNWAGKDIGTECMNFVKLLHAYNRTHLLACGTGAFHPTCAFVEVGHGAEEPVLRLDPGRIEDGKGKSPYDPRHRAASVLVGEELYSGVAADLMGRDFTIFRSLGQRPSLRTEPHDSRWLNGRGSSAWVSYQEARPGPADPCLLPRSEPKFVKVFWIPENENPDDDKIYFFFRETAVEAAPALGRLSVSRVGQICRNDVGGQRSLVNKWTTFLKARLVCSVPGVEGDTHFDQLQDVFLLSSRDHRTPLLYAVFSTSSIFQGSAVCVYSMNDVRRAFLGPFAHKEGPMHQWVSYQGRVPYPRPGMCPSKTFGTFSSTKDFPDDVIQFARNHPLMYNSVLPIGGRPLFLQVGANYTFTQIATDRVAAADGHYDVLFIGTDAGTVLKVISVPKGSRPSAEGLLLEELHVFEDSAAVTSMQISSKRHQLYIASRSAVAQIALHRCAAHGRVCAECCLARDPYCAWDGVACTRFQPSVKRRFRRQDVRNGDPSTLCSGDSSRPALLEHRVFGVEGSSAFLECEPRSLQARVEWTFQRAGVTTHTQVLAQERTERTARGLLLRRLRRRDSGVYLCAAVEQGFTQPLRRLSLHVLSATQAERLARAEEAAPAAPPGPKLWYRDFLQLVEPGGGGSANSLRMCRPQPALQSLPPESRRKGRNRRTHAPEPRAERGPRSVTHW; encoded by the exons ATGGGGCGGGCCGGGGCCGCCGCCATGATCCCgggcctggccctgctctgggcggTGGGGCTGGGGGGTgccacccccagccccccacGCCTTCGGCTCTCCTTCCAAG AGCTCCAGGCCTGGCATGGTCTCCAGACTTTCAGCCTGGAGCGAACCTGCTGCTACGAGGCCTTGCTGGTGGATGAGGAGCGTGGACGCCTGTTTGTGGGCGCCGAGAACCATGTGGCATccctcagcctggacaacatcagCAAGCGGGCCAAGAAG CTGGCCTGGCCGGCCCCTGTGGAATGGCGAGAGGAGTGCAACTGGGCAGGGAAGGACATTGGT ACTGAGTGCATGAACTTTGTGAAATTGCTGCACGCCTACAACCGCACCCACTTGCTGGCCTGTGGCACGGGAGCCTTCCACCCAACCTGTGCCTTTGTGGAAGTGGGCCACGGGGCAGAG GAGCCCGTGCTCCGGCTGGACCCAGGAAGGATAGAGGATGGCAAGGGGAAGAGTCCTTATGACCCCAGGCATCGGGCTGCCTCCGTGCTGGTGG GGGAGGAGCTATACTCAGGGGTGGCAGCAGACCTCATGGGCCGAGACTTTACCATCTTTCGCAGCCTGGGCCAACGTCCGAGTCTCCGAACAGAGCCACACGACTCCCGCTGGCTCAATG GAAGGGGAAGCAGCGCGTGGGTCTCGTATCAGGAGGCGAGGCCAGGACCCGCTGACCCATGCCTCCTGCCGCGGTCAGAGCCCAAGTTTGTCAAGGTATTTTGGATCCCGGAGAACGAGAACCCAGACGACGACAAAATCTACTTCTTCTTTCGTGAGACGGCGGTAGAGGCGGCGCCGGCACTGGGACGCCTGTCCGTGTCCCGCGTTGGCCAGATTTGCCGG AACGACGTGGGCGGCCAgcgcagcctggtcaacaagtgGACGACGTTTCTGAAGGCGCGGCTGGTGTGCTCAGTGCCGGGCGTCGAGGGCGACACCCACTTCGATCAGCTCC AGGATGTGTTTCTGTTGTCCTCGCGGGACCACCGGACCCCGCTGCTCTATGCTGTCTTCTCCACGTCCAG CATTTTCCAGGGTTCTGCAGTGTGCGTGTACAGCATGAATGACGTGCGCCGGGCCTTCCTGGGACCCTTTGCACACAAGGAGGGGCCCATGCACCAGTGGGTGTCATACCAGGGTCGCGTCCCCTACCCGCGGCCAGGCATG tgccCCAGCAAGACCTTTGGCACCTTCAGTTCCACCAAGGACTTCCCCGACGATGTCATCCAGTTTGCGCGGAACCACCCCCTCATGTACAACTCTGTCCTGCCCATTGGGGGGCGCCCTCTTTTCCTACAAGTTGGAGCCAATTACACCTTCACTCAAATTGCCACGGACCGGGTTGCAGCCGCTGACGGACACTATGACGTCCTCTTCATTGGCACAG ACGCTGGCACGGTACTGAAGGTGATCTCGGTCCCCAAAGGCAGTAGGCCCAGTGCAGAGGGGCTGCTCCTGGAGGAGCTGCACGTGTTTGAG GACTCGGCCGCTGTCACCAGCATGCAAATCTCCTCCAAGAGG CACCAGCTGTACATAGCCTCGCGGAGCGCGGTGGCCCAGATCGCGTTGCACCGCTGCGCTGCCCACGGCCGCGTCTGCGCCGAATGCTGTCTGGCGCGTGACCCCTACTGCGCCTGGGACGGGGTCGCGTGCACGCGCTTCCAGCCCAGTGTCAAGAG GCGGTTCCGGCGGCAAGACGTAAGGAATGGCGACCCCAGCACGCTGTGCTCGGGAG ACTCGTCTCGTCCCGCGCTGCTGGAACACAGAGTGTTCGGCGTGGAGGGCAGCAGCGCCTTTCTCGAGTGTGAGCCCCGCTCGCTGCAGGCGCGCGTGGAGTGGACTTTCCAGCGCGCAGGGGTGACAACCCATACCCAA GTGCTGGCACAGGAGCGCACCGAGCGCACCGCCCGGGGACTACTGCTTCGCAGGCTGCGGCGCCGAGACTCGGGCGTGTACTTGTGCGCTGCAGTCGAGCAGGGCTTTACGCAACCGCTGCGTCGCCTGTCGCTGCACGTGTTGAGTGCTACGCAGGCCGAACGGCTGGCGCGGGCCGAGGAGGCTGCGCccgccgcgccgccgggccccAAACTCTGGTACCGGGACTTTCTGCAGCTGGTGGAGCCGGGCGGCGGTGGCAGCGCGAACTCCCTGCGCATGTGTCGCCCACAGCCTGCGCTGCAGTCACTGCCCCCGGAGTCGCGGAGGAAGGGCCGTAACCGGCGGACCCACGCTCCTGAGCCACGCGCTGAGCGGGGGCCGCGCAGCGTAACGCACTGGTGA
- the SEMA3B gene encoding semaphorin-3B isoform X4, whose translation MGRAGAAAMIPGLALLWAVGLGGATPSPPRLRLSFQELQAWHGLQTFSLERTCCYEALLVDEERGRLFVGAENHVASLSLDNISKRAKKLAWPAPVEWREECNWAGKDIGTECMNFVKLLHAYNRTHLLACGTGAFHPTCAFVEVGHGAEEPVLRLDPGRIEDGKGKSPYDPRHRAASVLVGEELYSGVAADLMGRDFTIFRSLGQRPSLRTEPHDSRWLNEPKFVKVFWIPENENPDDDKIYFFFRETAVEAAPALGRLSVSRVGQICRNDVGGQRSLVNKWTTFLKARLVCSVPGVEGDTHFDQLQDVFLLSSRDHRTPLLYAVFSTSSIFQGSAVCVYSMNDVRRAFLGPFAHKEGPMHQWVSYQGRVPYPRPGMCPSKTFGTFSSTKDFPDDVIQFARNHPLMYNSVLPIGGRPLFLQVGANYTFTQIATDRVAAADGHYDVLFIGTDAGTVLKVISVPKGSRPSAEGLLLEELHVFEDSAAVTSMQISSKRHQLYIASRSAVAQIALHRCAAHGRVCAECCLARDPYCAWDGVACTRFQPSVKRRFRRQDVRNGDPSTLCSGDSSRPALLEHRVFGVEGSSAFLECEPRSLQARVEWTFQRAGVTTHTQVLAQERTERTARGLLLRRLRRRDSGVYLCAAVEQGFTQPLRRLSLHVLSATQAERLARAEEAAPAAPPGPKLWYRDFLQLVEPGGGGSANSLRMCRPQPALQSLPPESRRKGRNRRTHAPEPRAERGPRSVTHW comes from the exons ATGGGGCGGGCCGGGGCCGCCGCCATGATCCCgggcctggccctgctctgggcggTGGGGCTGGGGGGTgccacccccagccccccacGCCTTCGGCTCTCCTTCCAAG AGCTCCAGGCCTGGCATGGTCTCCAGACTTTCAGCCTGGAGCGAACCTGCTGCTACGAGGCCTTGCTGGTGGATGAGGAGCGTGGACGCCTGTTTGTGGGCGCCGAGAACCATGTGGCATccctcagcctggacaacatcagCAAGCGGGCCAAGAAG CTGGCCTGGCCGGCCCCTGTGGAATGGCGAGAGGAGTGCAACTGGGCAGGGAAGGACATTGGT ACTGAGTGCATGAACTTTGTGAAATTGCTGCACGCCTACAACCGCACCCACTTGCTGGCCTGTGGCACGGGAGCCTTCCACCCAACCTGTGCCTTTGTGGAAGTGGGCCACGGGGCAGAG GAGCCCGTGCTCCGGCTGGACCCAGGAAGGATAGAGGATGGCAAGGGGAAGAGTCCTTATGACCCCAGGCATCGGGCTGCCTCCGTGCTGGTGG GGGAGGAGCTATACTCAGGGGTGGCAGCAGACCTCATGGGCCGAGACTTTACCATCTTTCGCAGCCTGGGCCAACGTCCGAGTCTCCGAACAGAGCCACACGACTCCCGCTGGCTCAATG AGCCCAAGTTTGTCAAGGTATTTTGGATCCCGGAGAACGAGAACCCAGACGACGACAAAATCTACTTCTTCTTTCGTGAGACGGCGGTAGAGGCGGCGCCGGCACTGGGACGCCTGTCCGTGTCCCGCGTTGGCCAGATTTGCCGG AACGACGTGGGCGGCCAgcgcagcctggtcaacaagtgGACGACGTTTCTGAAGGCGCGGCTGGTGTGCTCAGTGCCGGGCGTCGAGGGCGACACCCACTTCGATCAGCTCC AGGATGTGTTTCTGTTGTCCTCGCGGGACCACCGGACCCCGCTGCTCTATGCTGTCTTCTCCACGTCCAG CATTTTCCAGGGTTCTGCAGTGTGCGTGTACAGCATGAATGACGTGCGCCGGGCCTTCCTGGGACCCTTTGCACACAAGGAGGGGCCCATGCACCAGTGGGTGTCATACCAGGGTCGCGTCCCCTACCCGCGGCCAGGCATG tgccCCAGCAAGACCTTTGGCACCTTCAGTTCCACCAAGGACTTCCCCGACGATGTCATCCAGTTTGCGCGGAACCACCCCCTCATGTACAACTCTGTCCTGCCCATTGGGGGGCGCCCTCTTTTCCTACAAGTTGGAGCCAATTACACCTTCACTCAAATTGCCACGGACCGGGTTGCAGCCGCTGACGGACACTATGACGTCCTCTTCATTGGCACAG ACGCTGGCACGGTACTGAAGGTGATCTCGGTCCCCAAAGGCAGTAGGCCCAGTGCAGAGGGGCTGCTCCTGGAGGAGCTGCACGTGTTTGAG GACTCGGCCGCTGTCACCAGCATGCAAATCTCCTCCAAGAGG CACCAGCTGTACATAGCCTCGCGGAGCGCGGTGGCCCAGATCGCGTTGCACCGCTGCGCTGCCCACGGCCGCGTCTGCGCCGAATGCTGTCTGGCGCGTGACCCCTACTGCGCCTGGGACGGGGTCGCGTGCACGCGCTTCCAGCCCAGTGTCAAGAG GCGGTTCCGGCGGCAAGACGTAAGGAATGGCGACCCCAGCACGCTGTGCTCGGGAG ACTCGTCTCGTCCCGCGCTGCTGGAACACAGAGTGTTCGGCGTGGAGGGCAGCAGCGCCTTTCTCGAGTGTGAGCCCCGCTCGCTGCAGGCGCGCGTGGAGTGGACTTTCCAGCGCGCAGGGGTGACAACCCATACCCAA GTGCTGGCACAGGAGCGCACCGAGCGCACCGCCCGGGGACTACTGCTTCGCAGGCTGCGGCGCCGAGACTCGGGCGTGTACTTGTGCGCTGCAGTCGAGCAGGGCTTTACGCAACCGCTGCGTCGCCTGTCGCTGCACGTGTTGAGTGCTACGCAGGCCGAACGGCTGGCGCGGGCCGAGGAGGCTGCGCccgccgcgccgccgggccccAAACTCTGGTACCGGGACTTTCTGCAGCTGGTGGAGCCGGGCGGCGGTGGCAGCGCGAACTCCCTGCGCATGTGTCGCCCACAGCCTGCGCTGCAGTCACTGCCCCCGGAGTCGCGGAGGAAGGGCCGTAACCGGCGGACCCACGCTCCTGAGCCACGCGCTGAGCGGGGGCCGCGCAGCGTAACGCACTGGTGA
- the SEMA3B gene encoding semaphorin-3B isoform X5, with protein sequence MGRDFTIFRSLGQRPSLRTEPHDSRWLNGRGSSAWVSYQEARPGPADPCLLPRSEPKFVKVFWIPENENPDDDKIYFFFRETAVEAAPALGRLSVSRVGQICRNDVGGQRSLVNKWTTFLKARLVCSVPGVEGDTHFDQLQDVFLLSSRDHRTPLLYAVFSTSSSIFQGSAVCVYSMNDVRRAFLGPFAHKEGPMHQWVSYQGRVPYPRPGMCPSKTFGTFSSTKDFPDDVIQFARNHPLMYNSVLPIGGRPLFLQVGANYTFTQIATDRVAAADGHYDVLFIGTDAGTVLKVISVPKGSRPSAEGLLLEELHVFEDSAAVTSMQISSKRHQLYIASRSAVAQIALHRCAAHGRVCAECCLARDPYCAWDGVACTRFQPSVKRRFRRQDVRNGDPSTLCSGDSSRPALLEHRVFGVEGSSAFLECEPRSLQARVEWTFQRAGVTTHTQVLAQERTERTARGLLLRRLRRRDSGVYLCAAVEQGFTQPLRRLSLHVLSATQAERLARAEEAAPAAPPGPKLWYRDFLQLVEPGGGGSANSLRMCRPQPALQSLPPESRRKGRNRRTHAPEPRAERGPRSVTHW encoded by the exons ATGGGCCGAGACTTTACCATCTTTCGCAGCCTGGGCCAACGTCCGAGTCTCCGAACAGAGCCACACGACTCCCGCTGGCTCAATG GAAGGGGAAGCAGCGCGTGGGTCTCGTATCAGGAGGCGAGGCCAGGACCCGCTGACCCATGCCTCCTGCCGCGGTCAGAGCCCAAGTTTGTCAAGGTATTTTGGATCCCGGAGAACGAGAACCCAGACGACGACAAAATCTACTTCTTCTTTCGTGAGACGGCGGTAGAGGCGGCGCCGGCACTGGGACGCCTGTCCGTGTCCCGCGTTGGCCAGATTTGCCGG AACGACGTGGGCGGCCAgcgcagcctggtcaacaagtgGACGACGTTTCTGAAGGCGCGGCTGGTGTGCTCAGTGCCGGGCGTCGAGGGCGACACCCACTTCGATCAGCTCC AGGATGTGTTTCTGTTGTCCTCGCGGGACCACCGGACCCCGCTGCTCTATGCTGTCTTCTCCACGTCCAG CAGCATTTTCCAGGGTTCTGCAGTGTGCGTGTACAGCATGAATGACGTGCGCCGGGCCTTCCTGGGACCCTTTGCACACAAGGAGGGGCCCATGCACCAGTGGGTGTCATACCAGGGTCGCGTCCCCTACCCGCGGCCAGGCATG tgccCCAGCAAGACCTTTGGCACCTTCAGTTCCACCAAGGACTTCCCCGACGATGTCATCCAGTTTGCGCGGAACCACCCCCTCATGTACAACTCTGTCCTGCCCATTGGGGGGCGCCCTCTTTTCCTACAAGTTGGAGCCAATTACACCTTCACTCAAATTGCCACGGACCGGGTTGCAGCCGCTGACGGACACTATGACGTCCTCTTCATTGGCACAG ACGCTGGCACGGTACTGAAGGTGATCTCGGTCCCCAAAGGCAGTAGGCCCAGTGCAGAGGGGCTGCTCCTGGAGGAGCTGCACGTGTTTGAG GACTCGGCCGCTGTCACCAGCATGCAAATCTCCTCCAAGAGG CACCAGCTGTACATAGCCTCGCGGAGCGCGGTGGCCCAGATCGCGTTGCACCGCTGCGCTGCCCACGGCCGCGTCTGCGCCGAATGCTGTCTGGCGCGTGACCCCTACTGCGCCTGGGACGGGGTCGCGTGCACGCGCTTCCAGCCCAGTGTCAAGAG GCGGTTCCGGCGGCAAGACGTAAGGAATGGCGACCCCAGCACGCTGTGCTCGGGAG ACTCGTCTCGTCCCGCGCTGCTGGAACACAGAGTGTTCGGCGTGGAGGGCAGCAGCGCCTTTCTCGAGTGTGAGCCCCGCTCGCTGCAGGCGCGCGTGGAGTGGACTTTCCAGCGCGCAGGGGTGACAACCCATACCCAA GTGCTGGCACAGGAGCGCACCGAGCGCACCGCCCGGGGACTACTGCTTCGCAGGCTGCGGCGCCGAGACTCGGGCGTGTACTTGTGCGCTGCAGTCGAGCAGGGCTTTACGCAACCGCTGCGTCGCCTGTCGCTGCACGTGTTGAGTGCTACGCAGGCCGAACGGCTGGCGCGGGCCGAGGAGGCTGCGCccgccgcgccgccgggccccAAACTCTGGTACCGGGACTTTCTGCAGCTGGTGGAGCCGGGCGGCGGTGGCAGCGCGAACTCCCTGCGCATGTGTCGCCCACAGCCTGCGCTGCAGTCACTGCCCCCGGAGTCGCGGAGGAAGGGCCGTAACCGGCGGACCCACGCTCCTGAGCCACGCGCTGAGCGGGGGCCGCGCAGCGTAACGCACTGGTGA